The Trichomycterus rosablanca isolate fTriRos1 chromosome 17, fTriRos1.hap1, whole genome shotgun sequence DNA segment AGCAAGTGTTTGAGCAGCTTATACTGTGCATCCTGTGTTGTTCTCTTATGGAAATACCTGCTGGTAAGCTTGGTGACATAAATAGACTGTGGGTGAGCTTCAAAGAAGGTCAGCAGTTCCGACTCCAAAAGCTCCAGCGTTGCCTTAAATTGGAAAGGAAATGAATAAAAGCTTGCTAAAGCTGACTGTATTTCGATGGCTACTAGCCACAGTTTATTCTGAATACTAAGCAGAACTTACCGTTGGTACATGTTTGCGTTTCAATGTTGCACGCAACCGCCGATCAATCCTTTGGAAGCATTCCTGAGCAGTGAAGTCAGGGTTCACTAATAAAACAGAAACCATTATTAAATGTTACAAACAGTTACCCCTTTTTCACCGACGCGGCACTGAGCCcattccggttcccgaacttgactttgaaccggttccgcgtgtttccaccggggaaaaaagaggttccagacagcgaactagcgggccaatctggcggCCTCGgaatacttggttttttagcccgaaccgtgacgtcacctgtgggcgtgtcatgttgtacagcatagcgacagcaacaatggcgtcagctggggtctcgtatggagctgcatttttatcttttaaagttcacctgattacattttgagccagtttgccgctgatattttcaaagcgatttaaaaaaggtgaaatgtgtgatatgacgtgataaaagtgacccggacagaacgaaacacgcttaacgtaaaaaataaagcgtgaagctttttcaactccccgagctgcataaacacacgtgaagtaaatccagttaaacacagatacatgttgtattttagagtagatttgatgtttatttcacacagatggatgttcgtgttgtggaactttaatgatgtttcactgctcaagctgagcgctgagcaaatcggctatttgtgccgagggtcgcggtgaaaccgaagcgcaaagcgcttctcacgtcaataaactaaagaaaacaacaactgagacaaacacgtcacatCTTCTCatcaccgattgttagatcgatgctttttacataaaaacaaacatctgtaacagcagcacaaatgctcgcacataatctacacactccgccatgatattactactcttaactttcgttatgtaacgcccaccgttgatgacgctgcttggttctcaaaaactggtggaaacccgcgttggttctctacagaacaccaaggttcagagaaacctgaacagaaccggttcaagaaccatgtttttttttggtggaaaaggggtaagtgTATCCTGTTATAGATTCACACACTGGTATAGCAGTTGCAAATTCCTTGTATTGCTTGTACAAACCCTATTTATAGAAAAGtatggacattttgtaaaatagaataaaaacaagACAAATTTAGACATTGATACTTGTAACACAATAAAAtaagttgggatggggcaaaatacgagtgaaaagtttatagaatatttaagctccactgttttgaaacattccacaataatttCTAATAGGTAATGCCATCATGACTGGGCATaaaagtctttgcaagcaaagatggtcCATGGCTCATCACTTTGTGACAAATGTTGCATTGGTcaattgtttgtttgattttaatgtcatattttacacttttggttacattcatgacaggaacactagttactcatcacacaaggttcatcacttctcaaggttacattaaacacagtcatggataatttagtggacacggggagaacatgcaaactccacacagaaaggacatggcccgccccacctggggatcaaatttagcaccttcttgctgtaaggcgacagtgctatccacttagccaccccATTTGTCAATTATTAATCAACTTAAAAAGAAAATTTTCCAagacaagattgcaaataatttagttcTTTATTATCTCTTGtgcaagggcggcacggtggctaagtgggtggcactgtcctgggttccatccccaggtggggctgtctgggtagtttctgtgtggagttggcatgctctccccatgtctgcgtgggtttcctcccacagtccaaaaacatgcagccaggctaactggagacactgaattgtcctataggtatctAGCTGccaggatgcataaaccagtgcattgtagggTCGGTccaaagcccggataaatagggagggttgtgtcaggaagggcatccggtgcaaaaactgtgccaaatcaataatgcggatcacgatccgccggcgacccctaacgggagcagccgtggtaatagatagatagattatctATTGTGcatgatattgtgaaaagattcagggaatccaaAAAACAAATCAATCCATGTAGgggcaaggccagaaaccacAATATGTTTGACCCTCAAGCCATGTTCATGTAAGTGGTGCCTCACACTCTCTTTGGTCTTTGGGGCCCTTGTTGGAGTTATTGTGTCTTGCCGCCTCTTCCTGCAGCAGGGACAGCACTTTCTCCTGCTCCTCTCCTGAGCGGTTCATGAAGTCACTCCAGTACTGAGAGAGATTGGAAAAGTGCTTTTAAAAGACACTATTGCATATTTAAATGAATCACTCGAACAGGCTGTGGTACCTCCACATAGTTTCCATTGGTGCAAGCTTCAGTGAAGATAGTGGGTGAGGCAGTCTCACTCGCTTCCGCCTGGTCTTTAGAGCACTCATCTCGCTCCAGAAGATTATCCAGGTAGCGAGCTATGGGGGAAGAGGAAAAAAACATCAAACTATGACAATTCTGGAGACAACCAATATCTTTTGCCATGTCCCTGTGTAGGTTAACAATGTGAAACATTTTAAGAATTCTAAATGACTAAGAGTAAGCCTGTGTTGTATGTACCCATTGAGTTAGGTATGGAAAACATGCTGGCTTTATTTCAGAGAATGATGAGACATTCATCCAAGTTTATGTAAATGGAAAAATACGTACTGTTCTCTAGTCGTCTAAGGCTTTTTTTCCCCTTTGCTTTGGGTGTGAGATCAGAGTTGCGTATGGCTTGGCTTATAAAAAACTGCTTCTTTTTGGCTGGAGAAACCCGTTTGGCAGGAGAGCTGGGCAATGAGGAGCAGCGCTGTTCAATCAAACTAGCAGACAAAAACAAAGgcagatgtttattaatatagaACTTCTTCTGTTACCTTATAAAAATACTACATTGGTAATTACCTCTACAAAATGTAAATCCCAAAATAAAAAGTCAGAAGTTCACAATTCATTATGACCACCATCCTAATATTGTgctggccccccttttgcttccccatacgcaacaaactgtaatgcactgtgtattctgacacctttctatcagaaccagcattaacttcttcagcaatctgagctacagtagctcgtatgTTGGATCGGCCCACACgagtcagccttcgctccccacgtgcatcaatgagccttggccgcccatgaccctgtcgccggtttaccactgttccttccttggaccacttttgatagatactgaccactgcagaccgggaacaccccacaagagctgcagttttggagatgctctgacccagtcgtctagccatcacaatttggcccttgtcaaactcgcttaaatccttatgcttgcccatttctcctgcttctaacatcaactttgaggataaaatgttcacttgctgcctaatatatcccacacactaacaggtgccttgattaagagataatcagtgttatttaccaccggtcagtggtcataatgttatgtctggtcggtgtatgaactgcacattttatatcagaaagCATTAACCTTGTTAACAGTGTTTTTCCAATTCATTTTAATACTGCATTAGCTTGGTTAGGGTAGCGACAGGTCTGGTTCAGCAGACACAGggcgcaaagcaggaataccctggacaggataccaagtcatcgcagggcttcagccatcctccctcagacacagcgaATCATGTTCGTGTAGATGCCTGGTGTCTATGGTGAGCTGCGCTAGAGTGtaacactgtgccaccctagcaCATTGttacagagttttttttttttaagtgaaatattCACTGTAGAAATAACTCCAGGTAATACATATCCTGTACAACCTGATATGTTAATAGATttttaaatcatattaaaaTGTTCCTTTTGTGGTTTCCAGAGGAAGAGAGACACTTTAGGACATCCAAACAAACCAATTTGTGGAATAGTAAATTATTAATGACAGttaaaaaacagtaaagtgGATGTTGTGTTTCTACAcagaagggttgcatcaggatggGTATCCAGTGTTAAAACAGTTttgtggaccagaatgatctgctgtgacAACCCCTAAAATGTAAGCAACTAAAAAAAGAGCTGAGACATTGAGgactgtacaccaatcagccataacattaaaaccacctcctcttgtttctacacacactgtccattttatcagctttactttgctttgttagccccatgtcatgctgttcttcaatggtcaggactctcccaggaccactacaaagtaggtattatttgggtggtggatcattctcagcactgcaatgacactgacatggtggtggtgtgttagtgtgtgttgtactggtatgagtggataagacaaagcagtgctgatgcagtttttaaacacctcactgtccgtgctagactgagaatagtccaccaaccaaaaatatatccagccaacagcgccccatgggcagcgtcctgcgaccactgatgaaggtctagaacagaggtcactaacaggcggaccgcggtccgggtccggacccagaagctgtcccatacggacgcggacctacagccaaaacagaaagttatgatttaAAACCTGAcagagcgcttctattttaaccggcgcagcttttgtagtctttacggtagcggtttagcggatgagaaaacgcacagaccaatcacgtgacaccactcagccaattaAGTTTGTGCATTCCAGCCGATAAATactgcgactctacagtgcagacagatgagagagttagaggcgagttacatgtgaaaagacggtggaaagaaaaagaaagatagcgaatgtAGAgaaaacgaagggagagatacagacgactgtgcagcagaaagttgagaaaaagacgagtgagacaggagacaaatggcgctctccaaaaaagaaacgtgtacagcgaaaatacagcatttaatccatgatggactcatttctgttcttactccccactggagcacaatttatttttattttctcttaatttgataagagaaagatttgataaggtggggcggtccgggtcctctctgtgtggagtttgcatgttctccctgtgtccgcatgggtttccttcggtgctccggtttcctcccacagtccgaagacatgcaagtgaggtgaattggagatactaaattgttcatgactgtgttcgatataaacttgtgacctgatgaatcttgtgtaatgagtaactaccgttcctgtcatgaatgtaaccaaagtgtaaaacatgacgttacaatcctaataaataaacagacatttgatttgacagtcagttattgattacatgcagatgttgacacaactactaggctacttatatatatatatatagcagtgatagctcagtggttaaggtattggactagtaaacagaaggttgctggttcaagccccaccaccaccaagttgccactgttgggtccctgagcaaggcacttaaccctcagttactcattgtgttcagctcattgcattgtgtaagtcgctttggataaaaatgtgtgctaaatgctgaatatatatatttagcaactaaaatttaaagaggtccagttagagacaatttcttgaagcaaaggtccagaatgtttaactatatatatatatatatatacaggggttggacaatgaaactgaaacacctgtcattttagtgtgggaggtttcatggctaaattggaccagtctggtggccaatcttcattaattgcacattgcaccagtaagagcagagtgtgaaggttcaattagcagggtaagagcacagttttgctcaaaatattgcaatgcacacaacattatgggtgacataccagagttcaaaagaggacaaattgttggtgcacgtcttgctggcgcatctgtgaccaagacagcaagtctttgtgatgtatcaagagccacggtatccagggtaatgtcagcataccaccaagaaggacaaaccacattcaacaggattaactgtggacgcaagaggaagctgtctgaaagggatgttcgggtgctaacccggatcgtatccaaaaaacataaaaccacggctgcccaaatcacggcagaattaaatgtgcacctcaactctcctgtttccaccagaactgtccgtcgggagctccacagggtcaatatacacggccgggctgctatagccaaacctttggtcactcgtgccaatgccaaacgtcggtttcaatggtgcaaggagcgcaaatcttgggctgtggacaatgtgaaacatgtattgttctctgatgagtccacctttactgttttccccacatccgggagagttacggtgtggagaagccccaaagaagcgtaccacccagactgttgcatgcccagagtaaagcatgggggtggatcagtgatggtttgggctgccatatcatggcattcccttggcccaatacttgtgctagatgggcgcgtcactgccaaggactaccgaaccattctggaggaccatgtgcatccaatggttcaaacattgtatcctgaaggcggcgccgtgtatcaggatgacaatgcaccaatacacacagcaagactggtgaaagattggtttgatgaacatgaaagtgaagttgaacatctcccatggcctgcacagtcaccagatctaaatattattgagccactttggggtgttttggagaagcgagtcaggaaacgttttcctccaccagcatcacgtagtgacctggccactatcctgcaagaagaatggcttaaaatccctctgaccactgtgcagcacttgtatatgtcatttccaagacgaattgacgctgtattggccgcaaaaggaggccctacaccatactaataaattattgtggtctaaaaccaggtgtttcagtttcattgtccaacccctgtatatatacagtacaggccaaaagtttggacacaccttctcattcatgcgttttctgtattttcatgactatttacattgtagattctcactgaaggcatcaaaactatgaatgaacacatgtggagttatgtacttaacaaaaaaaggtgaaataactgaaaacatgttttatattctagtttcttcaaaatagccaccctttgctctgattactgctttgcacactcctggcattctctcaatgagcttcaagaggtagtcacctgaaatggttttccaacagtcttgaaggagttcccagaggtgtttagcacttgttggcccctttgccttcactctgcggtccagctcaccccaaaccatctcgattgggttcaggtccggtgactgtggaggccaagtcatctgccgcagcactccatcactctccttcttggtcaaatagcccttacacagcctggaggtgtgtttggggtcattgtcctgttgaaaaataaatgatggtccaactaaacgcaaaccagatgggatggcatgtcgctgcaggatgctgtggtagccatgctggttcagtgtgccttcaattttgaataaacccaacagtgtcaccagcaaaacacccccacaccatcacagctcctcctccatgcttcacagtgggaACCAGGCATGTGGAATCCATCCGTTCACCTTTTCTGCGTCTCACAAAGACACGGCGGTTGGAACCAAAGATCTCAaatttggactcatcagaccaaagcacagattcccactggtctaatgtccattccttgtgttTTTTGGCCCAAACAAATCTCTTCTGCTTGTTGCCTCTCCTTAGCAGTAGTTTCCTAGCAGCTATTTGACCATGAAGGCCTGATTTGCGCAGTCTCCTCTTAACAGTTGTTCTAGAGATGGGTCTGCTGCTAGAACTCGGTGTGGCATTCAACTGGTCTGtgatctgagctgctgttaacttgcgatttctgaggctggtgactcggatgaacttgtcctgagaagcagaggtgactcttggtcttcctttcCTGGGTCGGTCCTCGTGTGTGCCAGTTTCGCTGTAGCGCTTGATGGTTTTTGTGACTCCACTTGGGgacacatttaaagtttttgcaattttccgcactgactgaccttcatttcttaaagtaatgacggccactcgtttttctttagttagctgattggttcttgccataatatgaattttaacagttgtccaatagggctgtcggctgtgtagtaacctgtcttctgcacaacacaactgatggtcccaaccccattgataaagcaagaaatttcactaattaaccctgataaggcacacctgaaaaccatttcaggtgactactgctttgcacactcttggcattctctcaatgagcttcaagaggtaatcagagcaaagggtggctattttgaagaaactagaatataaaacatgttttcagttatttcacctttttttgttaagtacataactccacatgtgttcattcatagttttgatgccttcagtgagaatctacaatgtaaatagtcatgaaaatacagaaaacgcattgaatgagaaggtgtgtccaaacttttggcctgtactgtatatatatatatatatatatatatatatatatatatatatatatatatatatatatatatatatatatatatatatatagttaaacattctggacctttgcttcaagaaattgtctctaactggacctctttaaattttagttgaatacccctggtctagaagatgaccaactcaaacagcagcaaaagatgagtgatcgtctctgactttacatctacaaggtggaccaactaggtaggagtgtctaatagagtggacactgagtggacactatatttagtgctgagaatgatccaccacccaaataatacctgctcgatggtggtcctgtgggggtcctgaccattgaagaacagggtgaaagaagc contains these protein-coding regions:
- the r3hdm4 gene encoding R3H domain-containing protein 4 — its product is MVVLNNDEEHDIILIEQRCSSLPSSPAKRVSPAKKKQFFISQAIRNSDLTPKAKGKKSLRRLENTRYLDNLLERDECSKDQAEASETASPTIFTEACTNGNYVEYWSDFMNRSGEEQEKVLSLLQEEAARHNNSNKGPKDQRELNPDFTAQECFQRIDRRLRATLKRKHVPTATLELLESELLTFFEAHPQSIYVTKLTSSFDRLLLHAICQYMDLASASTTHNGTRQTKVVNKQDEFLPPSPLLSAYLEQKS